The Saccharomyces paradoxus chromosome XV, complete sequence DNA window TATAACAGGCCTGTGTATCCCCCTCCCCAATTCCAGCAGGAACAGGCAACGGCCCAATTAAGCAACGGCTACAACAATCCTAATGTAAACGCGTCTAATATGTGCGGTCCACCCCAGAATATGTCGTTGCCTCCACCTCAAACACAAACTATTCAGGGTACAGACCAGCCATATCAGTATTCTCAATGTACTGGGCGTAGAAAGGCTTTGATTATCGGTATCAACTACATaggttcaaaaaatcagcTGCGTGGTTGTATTAATGATGCTCATAacattttcaactttttgaCTAATGGGTACGGTTATAGTTCAGATGACATTGTCATATTAACGGATGATCAAAACGATTTGGTCAGGGTTCCCACTAGGGCTAATATGATCAGAGCCATGCAGTGGTTGGTCAAAGACGCGCAGCCTAATGATTCTTTGTTCCTTCATTATTCTGGACATGGTGGGCAAACTGAAGATTTGGATGgagacgaagaagatggCATGGACGATGTTATATATCCGGTAGATTTCGAAACTCAAGGACCAattattgatgatgaaatgCACGATATAATGGTGAAGCCCTTACAGCAAGGTGTTAGACTAACAGCCTTGTTTGATTCTTGTCATTCGGGTACAGTTTTGGATCTTCCATATACATATTCCACTAAGGGGGTCATCAAAGAACCCAATATTTGGAAAGATGTTGGCCAAGATGGGTTGCAAGCTGCCATTTCATATGCTACTGGAAACAGGACTGCTTTAATTGGTTCCTTAGGTTCTATATTCAAGACTGTTAAGGGAGGTATGGGCAATAATGTAGATAGAGAACGTGTTAGACAGATTAAATTCTCTCCTGCAGATGTTGTTATGTTATCAGGTTCGAAGGATAATCAAACTTCTGCAGATGCTGTCGAAGATGGTCAAAACACAGGTGCAATGTCTCATGCCTTCATCAAGGTGATGACTTTACAACCACAGCAATCCTATTTATCTCTTTTACAAAACATGAGGAAAGAATTAGCTGGTAAGTATTCTCAAAAACCCCAATTATCATCGTCCCATCCTATTGATGTAAATTTGCAATTTATTATGTAGAAATATATGAATGTGTACGTCGGTACGTATATTCAGAGCGGTGCAGCGTGAGATTctatttttatcttttagAAAGCAGAAGTAATCTAAGCTATTAACACTATATACATATAGGCAAAGATATGTAGGGAATAAGCACTCTGGGAAATAAGATCACGCGTTTTTAATGTAGTAAATACTAACTGCAAAAAAGCATCACCTTgaccaaaaaatttcagtaATGAAGGATAATTAAGaagaaattctttttatttcaacttcaatTTTCCTTATCTTTTTCAGATTCTTCCTGTTCTTTcaatcttttttcttccaattccttttttacTTGTTGTTCTTTGTTGGCGTAATCCAGGTTCAACTTTTcgatttccttttcaacagattcaatattttgtttggTTTGATCTTCTTGCTTCGACAAGAGTTCTTCgtgctttttcttcaattgttcAACGGTGACCTTGACATCATCACTGTTGATTGGGACAGTGACATCTAACTCAGCCAAAGTAGCAATTAGTGTTGGCTCCAAAGTAAACTTACCATCGACTTTGTTGAAAATGGAAGCAGGTTGTTCATTTTCAGAGTTCTTCTGttggttcttcttcttgtattTCTTAGATTTGGATGGAGCAACATTAACAAAATCATCCTTCTTTGGAGTGACCAAAACCAAGTCATCAGCAACAACTTTTCTGGCAGGTTTGGTTTCCAAAGCATTGCCACTTAAGTCAGGTAGGacgtttttctttggtttcaCGTAAGTTGGGTCCAAGACAAGTAAAGAGTTCTCAATGGCACCGATTTCATAAGTGAAGGCTGGGATTTTCGCATGAGTCAACTTTTCTTGCAATTTGCCCATGTCAACATCTTTCTGTTCCAAAAGTTTGGATAATCTTTGTTCCTCTTCACGTTTCAAACGTTCCTTGTCCAACTTAGCTCtaaaagatttgaattcaTTGTCAAAGTCAGCTCTGATTTGCCTGATTTGACTATATAATTCGTCACGTCTCTTGTACAAAGCAGCACGCTTGTTGAATAAAGTTTGTCTTTTGTCATAAACACCTTGAGTTTTTGAATGGATATCGTTCAATTTTTGCTGGTTCTCTTCGAATTGGTTAGAGACATCCTTTGGATTCAATCCGTTCAATTCTTCCTTCAATTGGCTGATTTTTGCCTTGTCAGCGTCAACAGACTTCCTAATTGGCTCGATGTTAACTAAATCTTTGATCAATTTGTTCAAAGATTGCATTTCTTTAACAAGTAACTTTTCTTGAACCAAAGAAAGGTCACCAGACGCAATAGactcttcaatttcattgattCTTTGCTTGGCTTCTGCAGTGGAAGAGAACTTAGCCTTTTTACCTAACTTCTCCTCAATTTGGttgttttttctcttgATTTGAGCGTCCAATTGCTTGATAGAGTCGTGAATGTTACTTCTACGGGTCTTCAAGTCAGCTTGCACCTTGATGATTTCCTTGTTCTTATCTTGCAACTTCTTACGTTCTTGTTGAGTGGTATCGTTGACCTGGTGTTGATCGATTTGCTTTCTAATTAAGCCGATCTCAGTGtcgattttcttcaattgaaCGTTAAGTGTGTCCAATTTCTTGTCTCTAACGGAGACATCTGGACGCTTAAATTTGTGTTGTTGGGAGGACATGGCAATGGCTGTGCAGTTAGAAAATATGCTACTACGTTGATAAGAGGAGGAAAGGGAAAATCAGTTTAAATGTGAATGAAACTGAAGGAAAGAATGACCAGAATGAGTGAAAAATGGAGATGGAGGggcaaaaagaaaaaaaaggatgaacctaaaatagaaaacagACTCCGTCGTACTGTAATGCTATGTATAACGCAACCAagcaatttttgaaactcaATTTGGCTTTTAAATGTTCGAGGTAAAATACGAACTACGTGTTCAACGTCGTCGAGAtcagttattttttttcaccgcCACAGTGCGGGTAAGTAAATTCGCATACCACcacacacatatatatatatatgcacaTTAATGTATAACTAATGCTACTTTATATGACGGTTATTTACAAGTCAGAATGTTATCTATTAACAATGCTGTAGCCACGCTTACATTTAGCGAGTCAACAATGGGTTCTGGAGCCCGATTGCCATTCTCCGAGCCACCAAAGTGGATTTCGACAAAGAAGTCACTCCTCATCTTCAGATTCGTTCTTACGCCCTGGCTTTCGTTTCCCACCACTAATACAACTGGTAGCTCAGTACACATCCCATTCAAATCGCGCACACTGAGAGTTTTACCGGCCGTGTACTTCTCTGCGGTAGCATCAGCTAAGTGGCTTGTAATAAAGGTCCAGCCACCCATTTCTTGTGATTTAGTGAAAAACTCCAACGGTTTATCGACGTAAAATATGGGCAGAAGTTCGAGGGCTCCGCTACTTGTCTTGGACACTACCGGCGTCAAGGGAGAGcagttttttcttgacaTTACAATGAAGTCTACCCCCAGGAAGTACGCGCTTCTAATAATGGCACCAATGTTGTGCGGGTCAGTGACCTCATCCAGATACAACCCCAGTGGAAAGTTCTTAGAGTTTGCTTTTATACCATAAAGCAGTTCATGCGGAATATGTTCATTATTGAAACCCAGCTCGTGAACGGTCAGTGCCGCTGAACTGGTGTCCATGTCGCCTAAGTATGCAATCTCCGCAGGCTGCAAGGGTTTCGTTTCGAGAGCGATGTTATTGTGCACCCCGTAATTTGTTAACAAGTTTAATCTGTGTTTGTCCACCGGCTCTGTCGGAATCTTCAGTTCATCGACTCTCTGAAGAATTTTACTGGGAACAGAACCATAGTACAGTAGTCGAGAATGGAACCTTCTTCCCGGGTTGAGCAACGCTGCATAAACGCTGTTCGTGCCGTAGACATACTCAAATATGGGGTTGTCCTTCACAAGTTTCTGCACTGTGTTCTTGTTTTGAAACTTAGATTTATGCCTCTTTTGATCTAATTTCGCCTGACTCTTAATCTCCTTTAACTTCTCGACGTGGGCCTTTTTCCTGCCATATGGGTCCGCTGCAGGGTTCTGTTCCCTGGCATGCACGTGAGCGTATTTCCTTTTGAACCACGATGCTTTGTCCTCATTCAATGTTTCCCatggtttttttcttgtattgCTCTGCTGTGAGAAAATCTTATCGAAAGACGAcaactttttcttaattctCGTTTTAACAGCCTGCTGAGCGCTAGGCGTCACTGCCAAGTATCGTCTGAACACGGCATTAGTCAGAGAAGTCATAACACAGTCCTCTCCCGCTATTTTTTCCCCTATTACTCTTGGCTTCTCTCTAGGACtctatatattttttatgcCTCGGTAAcgattttcaatttttttttccacttaGTGGAtgactctttttttttcttagcGATTTGCATTATCACTTAATGCatgatataatatataaagtAATGTGATTTCTTCGAAGAACATTAGAATGAGCAGGCAAGATAAACGAAGGCAAGAATGACGGAGCAAAAGGCCCTAGTAAAGCGTATTACAAATGAAACCAAGATTCAGATCGCGATCTCTTTAAAGGGTGGTCCTCTAGCGCTGGAACACTCGATCTTCCCAGaaaaggaggaagaagCAGTCGCGGAACAGGCTACGCAATCGCAAGTGATTAACATCCACACGGGTGTGGGGTTTCTGGACCATATGATACATGCTTTGGCCAAGCATTCCGGCTGGTCACTAATCGTTGAATGTATCGGTGACTTGCACATAGACGACCACCACACCACTGAAGACTGCGGGATTGCCCTCGGTCAGGTCTTCAAAGAGGCCCTAGGGGCCGTGCGTGGTGTGAAACGGTTTGGTTCAGGATTCGCACCTTTGGATGAGGCACTTTCCAGAGCGGTGGTAGATCTTTCGAACAGGCCGTACGCAGTCGTCGAACTTGGTTTGCAAAGAGAGAAGGTTGGAGACCTCTCTTGCGAGATGATCCCGCATTTCCTGGAAAGCTTTGCAGAGGCGAGCAGAATCACCCTACACGTTGATTGTCTGCGAGGCAAGAATGATCACCACCGCAGTGAGAGCGCGTTCAAGGCCCTTGCGGTAGCCATCAGAGAAGCCACCTCTCCCAATGGTACAAACGATGTGCCTTCCACCAAAGGTGTTCTTATGTAGTAACATCaattatttaaaattaCCGCATACTATATACACATACCAATATGAACCTGTGTATGTATATAACGTATACGATCAGTATCATATTAAAGATGAGAACGTAATAACATCACCATATACGTATCGCCTTGCACGAGGCGcactttccttttttttctttttcctttttctttttttttctcttggactcgagaaaaaaaatataaaagagaTGGAGGAACGGGAAAAAGTTGGTTGTGGTGGTAGGTGGCAAGAGGTGTTCCATAAgaataacaagaaaagcaTTTCATATTATGGCTGAACTGAGCGAACAAGTGCAAAATCTAAGCATTAACGACAACAACGAAAATGGTTACGTTCCTCCTCACTTAAGAGGAAAACCAAGAAGTGCCAgaaacaacagcagcaactataataacaacaatggcGGCGGCTACAATGGTGGCCGTGGCGGTGGTAGTTTCTTTAGCAACAACCGTCGTGGTGGTGGTTACGGCAACGGTGGTTTCTTCGGTGGAAACAACGGTGGCAGCAGATCTAACGGCCGTTCTGGTGGTAGATGGGTCGATGGCAAACATGTTCCAGCCCCAAGAAACGAAAAGGCCGAGATCGCCCTATTTGGTGTTCCCGAAGATCCAAATTTCCAATCCTCTGGTATCAACTTCGACAACTATGACGATATTCCAGTGGACGCCTCTGGTAAGGATGTTCCTGAACCAATCACAGAATTTACCTCTCCTCCATTGGAAGGATTGTtattagaaaatatcaaattgGCCCGCTTCACCAAGCCAACCCCCGTGCAAAAATATTCCGTCCCTATTGTTGCCAACGGTAGAGATTTGATGGCTTGTGCACAAACTGGTTCCGGTAAGACTGGTGGGTTCTTATTCCCAGTCTTGTCCGAATCTTTCAAAACCGGACCATCTCCTCAACCAGAGTCTCAAGGCTCCTTTTACCAAAGAAAAGCCTATCCTACTGCTGTCATTATGGCTCCAACTAGAGAGTTGGCTacccaaatttttgatgaagCCAAGAAGTTTACTTACAGATCCTGGGTTAAAGCCTGCGTCGTCTATGGTGGTTCTCCAATCGGTAACCAACTAAGAGAAATTGAGCGTGGTTGCGATCTTTTGGTCGCTACTCCAGGTCGTTTGAACGACTTGTTGGAACGTGGTAAGATCTCTTTGGCCAACGTCAAGTATTTGGTTCTAGATGAAGCTGATAGAATGTTGGATATGGGTTTTGAACCTCAAATTAGACACATTGTCGAAGACTGTGATATGACTCCTGTCGGTGAAAGACAAACCCTGATGTTCTCAGCTACTTTCCCCGCTGATATCCAACATTTGGCCCGTGATTTCTTAAGTGACTATATCTTTTTGTCTGTTGGTAGAGTTGGTTCTACTTCAGAAAACATTACCCAAAAGGTCTTATATGTCGAAAATCAAGATAAAAAATCAGCTCTATTGGATCTATTGTCTGCCTCTACAGACGGTTTGACTTTGATCTTTGTCGAAACTAAGAGAATGGCCGATCAATTGACCGATTTCTTGATCATGCAAAACTTTAGAGCTACCGCTATTCATGGTGACCGTACCCAATCTGAAAGAGAACGTGCCTTGGCCGCTTTCAGGTCTGGTGCGGCTTCTCTATTAGTTGCCACAGCTGTTGCAGCTAGAGGTCTAGATATTCCAAATGTCACTCATGTTATCAATTACGATCTACCAAGTGATGTCGATGATTACGTCCATAGAATTGGTAGAACTGGTCGTGCCGGTAACACCGGTCTTGCCACtgcctttttcaatagtgAAAACAGTAACATTGTCAAAGGTTTGCATGAAATCTTGACCGAAGCTAACCAAGAAGTCCCATCATTCTTAAAAGATGCTATGATGAGCGCTCCAGGTAGCAGAAGCAACAGTCGTAGAGGTGGTTTCGGTCGTAACAACAACAGAGATTATCGTAAGGCCGGAGGCGCTAGCGCAGGCGGCTGGGGCGCCTCAAGAAGCAGAGATAGCTCTTTCAGAGGTGGTAGTGGCTGGGGTAGCGATTCCAAGTCTTCTGGCTGGGGTAACAGCGGTGGTTCAAACAACTCTTCTTGGTGGTGATTTTCGACGTACTAGGATGAaggtttttgttttctatcCTAACAtgtcttttatttctttctccaATCACTTTTTTTAACCAAGTGCTGAAAATACTGTGTTGTTTGTTTCTCTCTAGTCGTTGGTTGGCCCCatatgtttttattttctcgTATTGGGAGTCACTCGCCtgttacttttttttccactctatttttcttttatcttttatCCATCGATTATtatttgtctttttttcatggttctaatattattttaCAATTGTACTATAGAATGCCTTTGCTAATATTAACTAAAAAACTAAAGATTTCACTATGATTATAAGCAATTAAgattttcatcttttaaCTAAAAGATGAAGGAATTATTATCTACTTTTACTATATTTTCCGCCATTTTTGCTTAATTGCTTTAACCGATCTATTCATTGGACTGATtattattacattatcCTTTATTTCCATTTCCCTTTTTCAGTTTACTTCGAATAGAGACTTTATTTTGAACAGTTTTTTTGaccttttttgtttgttattgtttctttttaccTTACGAAAATATTCTTACTGTTCACAGTACCATTGTATAATAGTATTCATTTCCTTCctacattttctttccctttttcGAGTTGAGGCCTTTTATCGACCTGCCTCATTCTCTATTTTATTTGTGTTTTGTAGATAGAATAAACATCAACAGTATAATTCATAATACTTTCTATTGCTTATTTcctgtatatttttttcggAGTGTacctttgttttttttttgggttaCTTAAGAATTTATCTTATATTCATATTTACATGGGTTGCTGCGCATATGGCAGAACCAAGCGGACAGCGAATCTTACCATTGATAGTACCAATAtggattcttttttttttctaggTTTTGAACCAAATCATAAGGATCATCGTCAACAAATCTTCTAGCAGATAAGTCTTTCTCGGTTTTCTCTAAATACGATTTTTTTACTGCATTCAGAACATCTGCTTCATCCGACTCCACCTCATATAGAGAACTGATGACGGGTCTGTCTTTAGGACAGCTTGATTCTTTACCATTTGTTTCAATATAACGCTGGTAACCAGATTCAATCAAGTTTTCTAGTGGTTCTCTAATACCAACCTCGATACCCCGTGGTAGCCATATTTCATGAAGTCCTTTAAACTCATATTTCCCTGTCGTTCGTAACAAAATGTACCCTATATCT harbors:
- the MCA1 gene encoding Ca(2+)-dependent cysteine protease MCA1 (Ca2+-dependent cysteine protease~similar to YOR197W) — its product is MYPGSGRYTYNNAGANNGYQRPMAPPPNQQYGQQYGQQYGQQYGQQNDQQFSQQYAPPPGPPPRDYNRPVYPPPQFQQEQATAQLSNGYNNPNVNASNMCGPPQNMSLPPPQTQTIQGTDQPYQYSQCTGRRKALIIGINYIGSKNQLRGCINDAHNIFNFLTNGYGYSSDDIVILTDDQNDLVRVPTRANMIRAMQWLVKDAQPNDSLFLHYSGHGGQTEDLDGDEEDGMDDVIYPVDFETQGPIIDDEMHDIMVKPLQQGVRLTALFDSCHSGTVLDLPYTYSTKGVIKEPNIWKDVGQDGLQAAISYATGNRTALIGSLGSIFKTVKGGMGNNVDRERVRQIKFSPADVVMLSGSKDNQTSADAVEDGQNTGAMSHAFIKVMTLQPQQSYLSLLQNMRKELAGKYSQKPQLSSSHPIDVNLQFIM
- the BFR1 gene encoding Bfr1p (Component of mRNP complexes associated with polyribosomes~similar to YOR198C), translating into MSSQQHKFKRPDVSVRDKKLDTLNVQLKKIDTEIGLIRKQIDQHQVNDTTQQERKKLQDKNKEIIKVQADLKTRRSNIHDSIKQLDAQIKRKNNQIEEKLGKKAKFSSTAEAKQRINEIEESIASGDLSLVQEKLLVKEMQSLNKLIKDLVNIEPIRKSVDADKAKISQLKEELNGLNPKDVSNQFEENQQKLNDIHSKTQGVYDKRQTLFNKRAALYKRRDELYSQIRQIRADFDNEFKSFRAKLDKERLKREEEQRLSKLLEQKDVDMGKLQEKLTHAKIPAFTYEIGAIENSLLVLDPTYVKPKKNVLPDLSGNALETKPARKVVADDLVLVTPKKDDFVNVAPSKSKKYKKKNQQKNSENEQPASIFNKVDGKFTLEPTLIATLAELDVTVPINSDDVKVTVEQLKKKHEELLSKQEDQTKQNIESVEKEIEKLNLDYANKEQQVKKELEEKRLKEQEESEKDKEN
- the MRM1 gene encoding Mrm1p (Ribose methyltransferase~similar to YOR201C); this translates as MTSLTNAVFRRYLAVTPSAQQAVKTRIKKKLSSFDKIFSQQSNTRKKPWETLNEDKASWFKRKYAHVHAREQNPAADPYGRKKAHVEKLKEIKSQAKLDQKRHKSKFQNKNTVQKLVKDNPIFEYVYGTNSVYAALLNPGRRFHSRLLYYGSVPSKILQRVDELKIPTEPVDKHRLNLLTNYGVHNNIALETKPLQPAEIAYLGDMDTSSAALTVHELGFNNEHIPHELLYGIKANSKNFPLGLYLDEVTDPHNIGAIIRSAYFLGVDFIVMSRKNCSPLTPVVSKTSSGALELLPIFYVDKPLEFFTKSQEMGGWTFITSHLADATAEKYTAGKTLSVRDLNGMCTELPVVLVVGNESQGVRTNLKMRSDFFVEIHFGGSENGNRAPEPIVDSLNVSVATALLIDNILTCK
- the HIS3 gene encoding imidazoleglycerol-phosphate dehydratase HIS3 (Imidazoleglycerol-phosphate dehydratase~similar to YOR202W), whose product is MTEQKALVKRITNETKIQIAISLKGGPLALEHSIFPEKEEEAVAEQATQSQVINIHTGVGFLDHMIHALAKHSGWSLIVECIGDLHIDDHHTTEDCGIALGQVFKEALGAVRGVKRFGSGFAPLDEALSRAVVDLSNRPYAVVELGLQREKVGDLSCEMIPHFLESFAEASRITLHVDCLRGKNDHHRSESAFKALAVAIREATSPNGTNDVPSTKGVLM
- the DED1 gene encoding DEAD-box ATP-dependent RNA helicase DED1 (ATP-dependent DEAD (Asp-Glu-Ala-Asp)-box RNA helicase~similar to YOR204W), which gives rise to MAELSEQVQNLSINDNNENGYVPPHLRGKPRSARNNSSNYNNNNGGGYNGGRGGGSFFSNNRRGGGYGNGGFFGGNNGGSRSNGRSGGRWVDGKHVPAPRNEKAEIALFGVPEDPNFQSSGINFDNYDDIPVDASGKDVPEPITEFTSPPLEGLLLENIKLARFTKPTPVQKYSVPIVANGRDLMACAQTGSGKTGGFLFPVLSESFKTGPSPQPESQGSFYQRKAYPTAVIMAPTRELATQIFDEAKKFTYRSWVKACVVYGGSPIGNQLREIERGCDLLVATPGRLNDLLERGKISLANVKYLVLDEADRMLDMGFEPQIRHIVEDCDMTPVGERQTLMFSATFPADIQHLARDFLSDYIFLSVGRVGSTSENITQKVLYVENQDKKSALLDLLSASTDGLTLIFVETKRMADQLTDFLIMQNFRATAIHGDRTQSERERALAAFRSGAASLLVATAVAARGLDIPNVTHVINYDLPSDVDDYVHRIGRTGRAGNTGLATAFFNSENSNIVKGLHEILTEANQEVPSFLKDAMMSAPGSRSNSRRGGFGRNNNRDYRKAGGASAGGWGASRSRDSSFRGGSGWGSDSKSSGWGNSGGSNNSSWW